Proteins encoded within one genomic window of Methanomicrobia archaeon:
- the ftsY gene encoding signal recognition particle-docking protein FtsY, whose protein sequence is MFDRLRKKFSEFRETVVEKVKEKSTSEEVAIAEKAKEKATPNGEPIPEGKPAPAGIRETLKEKGKALLDRETILDEKDLEEPLEGLEIALLESDIALSVAEEIIAGVKHELVGEHKKWRENTEGLVKDAIRNALLNVFSAGGTLDFDEFVAKSKKPVNIVFIGVNGTGKTTSIAKVAKKLLDAGYSIVIASADTYRAGATEQIETHASNLGIKVIKHQYGADPAAVVYDAMNYAKANGKDVVLADTAGRMHTSVDLMEQLKKICRVTKPDLVIFVDEAVAGNDAVERAKKFDDAVGIDAGILTKVDVDAKGGAAISIAHSTSKPILFLGIGQEYDDLRKFDAEWLVDRLMGEN, encoded by the coding sequence ATGTTTGACCGGCTGAGGAAGAAGTTTAGCGAATTTCGCGAGACCGTCGTGGAGAAGGTAAAGGAGAAGAGCACGAGCGAGGAGGTAGCGATAGCGGAGAAGGCCAAGGAGAAAGCGACGCCGAACGGTGAACCTATACCGGAAGGTAAACCAGCGCCAGCAGGCATACGAGAGACGCTCAAGGAGAAAGGGAAGGCACTATTGGACCGGGAGACGATTTTAGATGAGAAGGACCTGGAAGAGCCCTTGGAAGGGTTGGAGATCGCGTTATTGGAGAGCGATATCGCCTTATCGGTCGCTGAAGAGATCATTGCCGGCGTGAAGCACGAATTGGTAGGCGAGCACAAGAAATGGCGAGAGAACACCGAGGGATTGGTGAAAGACGCGATCAGGAATGCGTTGTTAAACGTCTTCTCCGCGGGTGGCACGCTGGATTTTGACGAATTCGTAGCAAAGAGCAAGAAGCCGGTAAATATCGTCTTCATCGGTGTGAATGGCACGGGCAAGACCACGAGCATAGCAAAGGTGGCGAAGAAATTGCTCGATGCTGGTTATTCGATAGTAATTGCCTCTGCAGATACGTACCGGGCCGGAGCGACGGAACAGATAGAGACGCACGCATCGAATTTAGGCATAAAGGTAATCAAGCATCAATACGGCGCTGATCCCGCAGCGGTCGTCTACGATGCGATGAACTACGCGAAAGCGAACGGGAAAGACGTGGTTCTTGCGGATACCGCGGGACGAATGCACACGTCCGTGGATCTTATGGAACAGTTGAAGAAGATCTGCCGCGTGACCAAGCCGGATCTGGTAATCTTCGTGGACGAAGCGGTCGCCGGTAACGACGCGGTAGAACGCGCGAAGAAATTTGACGACGCGGTAGGCATAGATGCGGGCATCTTAACCAAGGTAGATGTGGATGCGAAAGGCGGAGCAGCGATTTCCATCGCGCATTCGACCTCGAAACCCATTTTATTCCTGGGCATCGGTCAGGAATATGACGATTTAAGAAAGTTTGATGCTGAATGGCTTGTTGATAGATTAATGGGTGAAAATTAA